One Aphidius gifuensis isolate YNYX2018 linkage group LG3, ASM1490517v1, whole genome shotgun sequence DNA window includes the following coding sequences:
- the LOC122852847 gene encoding heparanase-like, giving the protein MSSFDNILWNKSKYQSLEQQQQQNTNYVNGNSQSIITLLLIGLLGTAVITTMWSIHSPTKATIFLIDTKLPMLHKTSTRFLSFGLDSSLLRDPKTLPINNEAFMNLAKYLSPAYARIGGTSADCIFFKQNSDDISRTYDKFDPNDITNFTLTEEFYLNLYKFTEKSKLKMLFDLNVMIRTDQNEWNSSNAKDIIEFSKGHSMDIDWQLGNEPNSFKHVFNRSISATQLAHDYQHLRNLLNDIGYSSSILVGPETNHIGDSNERGEMYTEEFLKNQDNCIDFVTWHQYYLNGRIAKVDDFINPKVFNQLSAEIKQINNATKNSGKNIKMWISETSTAYGGGAPNLSDRFAGTFLWLDKLGYSASVGVDVVIRQSLFGGNYAMIGNDLLPNPDWWISVLYKQFVSEIVLDLKTPNNFGTLRFYAHCTAKLGLVNRLPALTIYGMNLDNKPKNIFIQGNWIKKKTNIFLYILTADDLTSREIKLNGEKLKLNSDGSLPPFNPVIIKPTQMITLPPISMAFIVIHGADIPPCRS; this is encoded by the exons ATGTCATCGTTTGATAACATCCTCTGGAATAAATCTAAATACCAAAGTcttgaacaacaacaacaacaaaataccAATTATG taaatggAAATTCCCAATCAATCATAACATTGTTATTGATTGGATTGCTGGGAACAGCTGTCATAACAACAATGTGGAGTATTCATTCACCAACCAAAGcaactatttttttgattgacaCTAAGCTTCCAATGCTGCACAAGACATCAACAAGATTTCTATCATTTGGTCTAGACTCATCACTTTTACGTGATCCTAAAACACTGCCAATAAATAATGAAGCATTTATGAATTTAGCAAAATATCTTAGTCCAGCATATGCAAGAATTGGTGGTACATCTGcagattgtattttttttaaacaaaattcagATGATATTTCTAGGacatatgataaatttgatcCCAATGATATCACTAATTTTACACTTACtgaagaattttatttgaatttatataaatttactgaaaaaagtaaattaaaaatgttatttgatttaaatgtgATGATAAGAACAGATCAAAATGAATGGAACAGTTCAAATGCCAaagatattattgaattttcaaaaggTCACAGCATGGATATTGATTGGCAGCTTGGAAATG AACCAAATTCATTCAAGCATGTATTCAATCGATCAATATCAGCAACTCAACTAGCTCATGATTATCAACATctaagaaatttattaaatgacatTGGTTACTCTTCAAGTATACTTGTTGGCCCAGAGACAAATCACATTGGTGATAGCAATGAAAGAGGTGAAATGTACActgaagaatttttaaaaaatcaagataattGTATTGATTTTGTCACTTGGCAtcagtattatttaaatggaaGAATAGCAAAAGTTGATGACTTTATAAATCCAAAagtatttaatcaattatcggctgaaattaaacaaattaataatgcaACTAAAAATtctggtaaaaatataaaaatgtggATATCAGAAACAAGTACAGCTTATGGTGGTGGTGCACCAAATTTATCTGATCGTTTTGCTGGTACATTTCTTTGGCTTGATAAACTTGGTTATTCAGCAAGTGTTGgtgttgatgttgttattCGTCAATCATTATTTGGTGGTAATTATGCAATGATTGGAAATGATTTATTACCAAATCCAGATTGGTGGATAAGTGTATTATACAAACAATTTGTATCTGAAATTGTACTTGATTTAAAAACACCAAATAATTTTGGTACACTAAGATTTTATGCACATTGTACAGCAAAATTAGGACTTGTTAATCGTCTACCAGCATTAACTATTTATGGAAtgaatttagataataaaccaaaaaatatatttattcaaggaAATTggattaagaaaaaaacaaatatatttttatacatattaacTGCTGATGATTTAACATCaag agAAATAAAACTAAATGGAGAAAAACTTAAGCTCAATTCAGACGGTAGTCTTCCACCATTTAATCCAGTCATCATAAAACCAACACAAATGATAACTCTTCCTCCAATTTCAATGGCATTTATTGTTATTCATGGTGCTGATATTCCCCCATGCAGATCATAA
- the LOC122852846 gene encoding mitochondrial import inner membrane translocase subunit TIM14-like — MASTAVLAGIGIAAVGFGGRYIARQLPNLSQKANKAFQGLSQLDAASIANNRYYKGGFEQPMTKREASLILSVSPAANKSKINDQFKKLMFANHPDRGGSPFIATKIKEAKDVLEK, encoded by the exons atg gcaAGTACAGCAGTATTAGCTGGTATTGGAATAGCAGCAGTTGGTTTTGGTGGACGATATATTGCTCGTCAATTGCcaaatttatcacaaaaagCTAATAAAGCATTTCAAGGTTTGTCACAACTTGATGCAGCATCAATAGCAAATAATAGATACTACAAAGGTGGCTTTGAACAACCAATGACTAAAAGAGAAGCTAGTTTAATACTGTCAGTATCACCAGCtgcaaataaatcaaaaataaatgatcaatttaaaaaattaatgtttgcTAATCATCCTGATCGTGGTGGTTCACCTTTTATTGCAACTAAAATTAAAGAAGCCAAGGATGttctagaaaaataa
- the LOC122852844 gene encoding BCL2/adenovirus E1B 19 kDa protein-interacting protein 3, producing MSHPIKFNLDESLGESWVELNPAPSDRVTPLPFSCGGEEYLRLLREAQRDSTQSSARHSLASSRRDTPRDSPKSPPNSPNTELSNEDDLKGVYINYSCAKDAGELLERGTEWMFDEWCSRPDQAPPKDWKFKHPLGLTKRKTYSIRTAKVGKNGLFSKEVLYTLFLSNLLSLIIGTGFGVWLTRRGFMLSRVAIE from the exons ATGTCGCatccaattaaatttaacctGGATGAGAGTCTCGGTg aatctTGGGTTGAGTTAAATCCAGCTCCATCAGACAGAGTAACACCTTTGCCATTTAGCTGTGGTGGTGAGGAATATTTACGTTTATTGAGAGAAGCTCAGAGAGATTCAACACAATCATCAGCTAGACATTCACTTGCCTCATCAAGAAGAGACACCCCCAGAGACAG tccaAAGAGTCCACCTAATAGTCCAAATACAGAACTATCAAACGAAGATGATCTCAAAGGTGTTTACATAAATTACAGCTGTGCCAAG gatGCTGGAGAATTGCTGGAACGTGGAACAGAATGGATGTTTGACGAGTGGTGCTCTCGTCCAGATCAAGCTCCACCaaa AGACTGGAAATTTAAGCATCCACTTGGATtaactaaaagaaaaacatacaGCATTCGTACAGCtaaagttggaaaaaatgGACTTTTTTCGAAAGAAGTTTTGTACACATTATTTCTTTCAAACTTGTTGTCATTGATTATTGGCACTGGTTTtgg tgTTTGGTTGACAAGACGAGGATTTATGCTGTCACGAGTTGCAATTGAGTAA
- the LOC122852849 gene encoding V-type proton ATPase subunit S1-like — MGKMTLLLCLLINSFLMLISMSHATDLTPALIWGGDSLSSNSFDGNPLVRTSTSDFQKIVENKIGSALSPVVVFIKEKLCNEDITRTSSKDFKELNTIENIQFYSSVESSLSAFEKLSSYNQSSEEKPSSISDGQLIFTYVPDLETVVGTYKSLKESNQNLIGALVGESCIYSKTERRKRAAGDDKQSNAFIFPGKYKSRVLLYTSQPLVFMDPKLKTTKINLTMDNLVDAQDSGDGSRASPLIVSMKFNTEGNPNFKFEFITEYPGYYALKKIEYFKNGNASGTVLKPNTIIDVPSNFSYHCGPGANFTNKDGVSLFFNNVQIELDAVNSKFSEAYDCVGFMSIPILSGIFVTLIMALIMIWGISIIMDIRTMDRFDDPKGKTITISASE, encoded by the exons atgggcaAAATGACATTGTTATTGTGCCTATTGATAAATTCATTCCTGATGTTGATTTCAATGAGCCATGCTACTGATTTAACACCAGCACTTATTTGGGGCGGTGActctttatcatcaaattcatTTGATGGTAATCCACTTGTTCGTACTTCAACATcagattttcaaaaaattgttgaaaataaaattggctCAGCATTATCACCAGTTGTTGTTTTCATCAAGGAAAAACTATGTAACGAAGACATTACACGAACTTCCAGCAAG gATTTTAAAGAGTTgaatacaattgaaaatatacaattCTATTCATCAGttgaatcatcattatcagcatttgaaaaattatcatcatacaATCAGTCAAGTGAAGAAAAACCATCTTCAATATCTGATGGACAATTGATATTTACATATGTACCTGATCTTGAAACAGTTGTTGGTACTTACAAAAGTCTTAAAGaatcaaatcaaaatttaattggagCTTTAGTTGGTGAATCATGTATCTACAGTAAAACTGAACGTAGAAAGAGAGCTGCTGGTGATGATAAACAATCAAATGCATTTATATTTCCGGGAAAATATAAGAGCCGAGTATTGTTGTACACAAGTCAGCCACTTGTATTTATG gatcctaaattaaaaacaacgaaaatcaatttaacaatGGATAATTTGGTAGATGCACAAGATAGTGGTGACGGTAGTCGTGCTTCACCGCTGATTGTAAGCATGAAATTTAACACTGAAGGAAatccaaattttaaatttgaatttatcacTGAATATCCTGGATATtatgctttaaaaaaaattgaatattttaaaaatggtaaTGCAAGTGGTACTGTATTAAAACCAAACACTATCATTGATGTACCATCAAACTTCTCTTATCATTGTGGTCCAGGAgctaattttacaaataaagatggagtatcattattttttaataatgtacaAATTGAACTTGATGCTGTTAATTCGAAATTTAGTGAAGCTTATGATTGTGTTGGATTTATGTCAATACCAATATTATCAGGAATATTTGTAACACTTATTATGGCATTGATTATGATTTGGGGAATTTCTATCATTATGGATATTCGTACGATGGATAGATTTGATGATCCAAAAGGAAAAACTATTACTATATCTGCTTCTGAATAA
- the LOC122852852 gene encoding BRISC complex subunit FAM175B-like → MADNTSIVTISGVTLSLLLYENVRSEGDQMGFLLGEIYTYVTKSLTDGEHQVESVKTHIDIQNVLRCSISDLMFDSCCKINHDKLKQIVKDKTKIIGWYIFRKNSSLTPTIRDKLMHKQFANIFSKNDNFITCMMTVGLTKTQGTHKFRHVFFNYTFGDYHPVPLRINNLGDDATKRDGSDYKIAPTNQFQPGLDVFTQFVKSLNIDLDHTPGVVSAVKIQKASEQHLESLVKKVCESDIEVAELEKKVFALKENIFKTKMENIQTKTNPFLFDDSVVQSPKQEFLKETRKSIRPDIASPKITTRETDVAVKNSPVISEIDIPVKASSTPQRRSYSKAIIKKEDMEC, encoded by the exons ATGGCGGATAATACATCAATTGTCACAATTTCTGGTGTAACACTTTCATTATTACTTTATGAAAATGTTCGAAGTGAAGGAGATCag aTGGGATTTTTGCTTGgtgaaatttatacatatgtcACAAAAAGTTTGACTGATGGTGAACATCAAGTTGAATCAGTTAAAACTCATattg aTATTCAAAATGTTTTAAGATGTTCAATAAGTGACTTGATGTTTGATTcatgttgtaaaataaatcatgATAAACTTAAACAAATTGTTAaggataaaacaaaaattattggatGGTATATATTTcgtaaaaattcatcattaacaCCAACAATAAGAGATAAATTAATGCATAAACAatttgcaaatatattttctaaaaatgataattttataacatgCATGATGACTGTTGGATTAACAAAAACTCAAGGAACACATAAATTTcgtcatgttttttttaattatacatttgGTGATTATCATCCAGTTCCATTACGTATTAATAATTTGGGTGATGATGCAACAAAACGTGATGGTTCTGATTATAAAATAGCACCAACAAATCAATTTCAACCTGGTCTTGATGTTTTCACGCAGTTTGTTAAATcattaaa TATTGATTTGGATCATACACCAGGTGTTGTGTCAGctgttaaaattcaaaaagctTCAGAACAACATCTTGAATCATTGGTTAAAAAAGTATGTGAAAGTGATATTGAAGTTgctgaattagaaaaaaaagtatttgcattaaaagaaaatatatttaaaacaaaaatggaaaatattcaaacaaaaacaaatccatttttgtttgatgattCTGTTGTTCAATCACCAAagcaagaatttttaaaagaaacaaGAAAAAGTATTAGACCAGATATAGCAAGTCCTAAAATTACAACTAGAGAAACTGATGTGGCTGTTAAAAATTCACCAGTTATATca GAAATTGATATACCAGTCAAAGCATCCAGTACTCCACAGAGACGCTCATACAGTAAagccataataaaaaaagaagacatggaatgttga
- the LOC122852848 gene encoding heparanase-like, which produces MKLLMILLVLFAVFFGLQLGITNALEPEIVDLPPYQSTNEAGKTIMRSVHSPTKTNVFIIDSRLPMLHKTSTRFLSFSLDSSHLRDPEKLPINNEAFVNLAKHLSPAYLRIGGTSADCIFFKQNSADIFKAKDITNFILTEELYLSLYKFTEKIEAKMLFDLNVLIRTEKNEWNSSNAKDIIEFSKNHGMDIDWQLGNEPNSFKFVFNQSISATQLAHDYQHLRNLLNDIGYSSSKLVGPETNHIGESNERGEMYTEEFLKNQDNSIDFVTWHQYYLHGKTAKVDDFINPKVFNQLSSQIKQINNATKNSGKNVKMWISETSTATGGGVANLSNRFAATFLWLDKLGYSASAGVDVVIRQTLLGGNYSLVGNDLLPNPDWWISVLYKRFVSEIVLDLKTPNNFGTLRFYAHCTAKLGLVNRLPALTVYGMNLDHKSKNIFIQGNWIQKKTNIFLYILTADDLTSREIKLNGEKLKLNSDGSLPPFNPVIIKPTQMINIPPLSIAFIVIHGADIPSCIP; this is translated from the exons atgaaattgc TAATGATATTACTTGTCTTGTTTGCGGTATTTTTTGGACTGCAGCTTGGTATCACCAATGCATTAGAGCCAGAAATTGTTGATCTCCCACCTTATCAATCTACTAATGAAG CTGGCAAAACAATAATGCGGAGTGTTCATTCACCAACCAAAACCAATGTTTTTATCATTGACTCCAGACTTCCAATGCTGCACAAGACATCAACAAGATTTCTTTCATTTAGTTTAGACTCATCACATTTACGTGATCCCGAAAAATTGCCAATAAATAATGAAGCATTTGTAAATTTAGCAAAACATCTTAGTCCAGCCTATTTAAGAATTGGTGGAACATCTGcagattgtattttttttaaacaaaattcagCTGATATTTTTAAAGCCAAAGACATCACTAATTTTATACTTACTGAAGAACTTTATTTgagtttatataaatttactgaaaaaattgaagcaaaaatgttatttgatttaaatgtgTTGAtaagaacagaaaaaaatgaatggaaCAGTTCAAATGCCAaagatattattgaattttcgaAAAATCATGGCATGGATATTGATTGGCAGCTTGGAAATG AACCAAATTCATTCAAGTTTGTATTTAATCAATCTATATCAGCAACTCAACTAGCTCATGATTATCAACATctaagaaatttattaaatgacatTGGTTACTCTTCAAGTAAACTTGTTGGTCCAGAGACAAATCACATTGGTGAAAGCAATGAACGAGGTGAAATGTACActgaagaatttttaaaaaatcaagataataGTATTGATTTTGTTACTTGGCATCAGTATTATTTACATGGAAAAACAGCAaaagttgatgattttataaatccaaaagtatttaatcaattatcatctcaaattaaacaaattaataatgcaACTAAAAATTCTGGTAAAAACGTAAAAATGTGGATATCAGAAACAAGCACAGCTACTGGTGGTGGTGTAGCAAATTTATCGAATCGTTTTGCTGCTACATTTCTTTGGCTTGATAAACTTGGTTATTCAGCAAGTGCTGGTGTTGATGTTGTTATACGTCAAACATTATTGGGTGGTAATTATTCATTGGTTGGAAATGATTTATTACCAAATCCAGATTGGTGGATAAGTGTATTATACAAACGATTTGTATCTGAAATTGTACTTGATTTAAAAACACCAAATAATTTTGGTACACTAAGATTTTATGCACATTGTACAGCAAAATTAGGACTTGTTAATCGTCTACCAGCATTAACTGTTTATGGAATGAATCTAGatcataaatcaaaaaatatatttattcaaggaAATTGGattcagaaaaaaacaaatatatttttatatatattaactgcTGATGATTTAACATCAAG AGAAATAAAACTAAATGGAGAAAAACTTAAGCTCAATTCAGATGGTAGTCTTCCACCATTTAATCCAGTTATCATAAAACCAacacaaatgataaatattcctCCACTTTCAATAGCATTTATTGTTATTCATGGTGCTGATATTCCTAGTTGCATaccataa
- the LOC122852843 gene encoding la protein homolog, whose amino-acid sequence MEVDNNDVETKVVDESVKENDSKPVEEVESTDEVKSTEEVKPAEEVESAEEVKTAEEAKSVEDVKSESVEVAKEAKEAETAKEVTDEAAKPVETETTNGTEDASPELLEKIKKQVEFYFGDINMHRDKFLIEQTQLDEGWIPMSIMLNFKMLASLSSNPNTILKSIETSELMDISDDKKKIRRKPSKPLPVYDEAYKKAQAARTIYVKGFPLQDVYIHHLKDFFKDFEPFENIIMRRYQDPKDKNKKLKFKGSVFVQFVTLDDAKKFMARESVKYGDQELIRKYSEDYSVEKAKENEERKQKGDSKGKKSSKKENGDSAETEDSTELLNLPKGSVLQFTGVSTSTDWDDIKKSLSEIGAEIAYVDFKAGETEGQIRLFGENAAKPILEKMTDNKLKIKDTEVTFRLVEGDEEEEYLKSVQNTMANKKPKSHKGGRRGRPKKGRGGAAAHRGKKRNASPHREAGAAKKVAVAQD is encoded by the exons ATGgaagttgataataatgatgttgaGACAAAGGTTGTTGATGAATCagtaaaagaaaatgattCCAAACCAGTTGAAGAAGTTGAATCAACTGATGAAGTTAAGTCAACAGAGGAAGTTAAACCTGCTGAAGAAGTTGAATCAGCTGAAGAAGTTAAAACTGCTGAAGAAGCTAAATCTGTTGAAGATGTAAAATCTGAATCTGTTGAAGTAGCTAAAGAAGCTAAAGAAGCTGAAACAGCTAAAGAAGTTACTGATGAAGCTGCTAAACCagtagaaacagaaacaacaaATGGAACAGAAGACGCTAGTCCAGAActtttggaaaaaattaaaaaacaagttgaattttattttggtgATATTAATATGCAtcgtgataaatttttgattgaacAAACACAATTGGATGAAGGTTGGATACCAATGAGTATAAtgcttaattttaaaatgttagcATCATTAAGTAGTAAtccaaatacaattttaaaatcaattgaaaccAGTGAATTAATGGATATatcagatgataaaaaaaaaattcgtcgTAAACCAAGTAAACCATTACCAGTTTATGATGAAGCATATAAAAAAGCACAAGCAGCTAGAACAATTTATGTTAAAGGTTTTCCATTACAAGATGTTTATATTCATCACTTGAAAGATTTTTTCAAAGATTTTGAaccatttgaaaatattattatgcgTAGATATCAAGAtccaaaagataaaaataaaaaattgaaatttaaaggATCAGTATTTGTACAATTTGTAACACTTGATGATGCTAAAAAATTCATGGCTAGAGAATCAGTTAAATATGGTGATCAAGAACTCATTAGAAAATACAGTGAAGATTATTCTGTTGAAAAAGCCAAGGAAAATGAAGAAAGAAAACAAAAGGGTGAttcaaaaggaaaaaaatcatctaaaaaa GAAAATGGTGATTCAGCTGAAACTGAAGATAGCACAGAACTTCTTAATTTACCAAAAGGTTCAGTTTTACAATTTACTGGTGTATCAACATCAACTGATTgggatgatattaaaaaatcattatcagaAATTGGTGCTGAAATAGCATATGTTGATTTTAAAGCTGGTGAAACTGAAGGACAAATTCGTTTGTTTGGTGAAAATGCAGCAAAGCCAATTCTTGAAAAGATGACTGACAAcaag TTGAAAATCAAAGATACTGAAGTGACATTCAGACTTGTCGAAggtgatgaagaagaagagtACCTTAAATCAGTTCAAAACACAATGGCAAATAAAAAACCTAAATCACACAAAGGAGGCAGACGTGGACGTCCAAAGAAAg gTCGTGGTGGTGCCGCTGCTCACCGaggcaaaaaaagaaatgcaaGTCCACATCGTGAAGCTGGTGCAGCTAAAAAAGTTGCTGTTGCAcaagattaa
- the LOC122852850 gene encoding Hermansky-Pudlak syndrome 1 protein homolog, whose product MRGVLIFDHLNDILFTKCNAKFAKHVEKLAKNQGLISEKDNNDSYELSANVIMQLFSPIVTSQQMMASQFGNSYTSINCEDGTNIVFDYSMGYTFLYISNDDIIFMKRSLGICVTIAGHVCGPDISLLKTSQEKSSLVSSLMDSWRILYKCEQSILTETVEQLCVNADLGSSTLKILQDAADKLKASEYPNVHLLVLVENKFLSLYSSKNSQDLNASDILLTVLLCHVAKVSNKSLKINDDPDVILVQRQNNTDNEEITSIGGKLSNPTTTDISNLFNDSDDSTNNDCLSENKLYSQLLLLGCEQSRTANAIHIFNLFEGINLITITEVTNLMTSSGIYDSFYYLNIINSLQLQNDIDELRPAFDNLDLSIKKTIDGIKKNRGNVGNDVDMCQRRMQVKWEFFRKKYVDLLKSWDQESVLQIESNMNGFIITMKELFKLTCFNKNFLKHGIDIVLTVSQLVKKKFNAFNDFLKVKAIKNFTLDSRTSLTINKYLEEFPGLVHFIYINRTTNRLIAPTLDFTNPETLALTTKKIWTMVEQSRNHLQEGHFSIMWKDCTFNYAYFLWFEDNSGSSLKCKTYINHMIKSFPLPGIMCGNYYKKLAQTCFPKISKNKIRIYELYCVHLGLATSSCVLEHSRRLAATIWEITGLSKIPTEIM is encoded by the exons ATGAGGggtgttttaatatttgatcatctaaatgatattttatttacaaaatgtaATGCAAAATTTGCAAAACATGTTGAAAAATTGGCTAAAAATCAAGGACTCATTTcagaaaaa GATAATAATGACAGCTATGAATTAAGTGCAAATGTTATAATGCAATTATTCTCACCAATAGTGACCTCACAACAAATGATGGCATCACAATTTGGTAATTCTTATACATCAATAAATTGTGAAGATGGTACAAATATTGTATTTGATTATTCAATGGGTTATACATTTctttatatatcaaatgatgatataatatttatgaaaagaTCACTTGGTATTTGTGTTACAATTGCTGGACATGTTTGTGGTCCAGATATTTCACT ctTAAAAACAAGTCAAGAAAAATCATCACTTGTATCATCATTAATGGATTCTTGGCGTATACTTTATAAATGTGAACAAAGTATTTTAACTGAAACAGTTGAACAATTATGTGTTAATGCTGATTTAGGTtcatcaacattaaaaattcttcaagatgctgctgataaattaaaagcaTCTGAATATCCAAATGTTCATCTACTTGTCctagttgaaaataaatttttatcattatattcaagtaaaaattcaCAAGATTTAAATGCATctgatattttattgacaGTATTATTATGTCATGTTGCTAAAGTTagtaataaatcattaaaaattaatgatgatccAGATGTTATACTTGTACAGCGACAAAATAATACAGACAATGAAGAAATAACATCAATTGgtggaaaattatcaaatccaACAACAACTGATATTAGTAATCTTTTTAATGATTCTGATGATTCTACAAACAATGATTGTCTCAGTGAAAATAAACTATAcagtcaattattattattgggtTGTGAACAATCACGTACAGCAAATGccattcatatatttaatttatttgaaggaataaatttaataacaataacagaAGTTACAAATTTAATGACATCATCTGGTATTTAtgatagtttttattatttaaatattataaatagttTACAATTACAAAATGACATTGATGAATTAAGACCAGCATTTGATAatcttgatttatcaattaaaaaaacaattgatggtattaaaaaaaatcgtgGTAATGTTGGTAATGATGTTGATATGTGCCAAAGACGTATGCAAgttaaatgggaattttttcgtaaaaaatatgttgatttattaaaatcatgggATCAAGAATCTGTATTACAAATTGAATCAAATATGAATggttttattataacaatgaaagaattatttaaattaacatgttttaataaaaattttttaaaacatggtATTGATATTGTACTTACAGTTAGtcaattagttaaaaaaaaatttaatgcatttaatgattttttaaaagttaaagctattaaaaatttcacacTTGATTCAAGAACAtcattgacaataaataaatatcttgaaGAATTTCCAGGACttgtacattttatttatattaatagaaCGACAAATCGTTTGATAGCACCAACTCTTGATTTTACAAATCCAGAAACTTTAGCACttacaactaaaaaaatttggacAATGGTTGAACAGAGTAGAAATCATCTTCAAGAAGgacatttttcaataatgtGGAAAGATTGTACATTTAATTATGCATATTTTCTTTGGTTTGAAGATAACAGt GGATCTTCGTTGAAATGTAAAACTTATATTAATCATATGATTAAGAGCTTTCCATTACCAGGTATAATGTGtggtaattattataaaaaattagcaCAAACATGTTttccaaaaatatcaaaaaataaaattcgaaTATATGAATTGTATTGTGTACATTTGGGTCTTGCAACATCTTCATGTGTTCTTGAACACTCGAGAAGATTAGCTGCAACAATTTGGGAAATAACTGGTTTATCTAAAATTCCAACAGAAATAATGtaa